The following are encoded in a window of Drosophila simulans strain w501 chromosome 3L, Prin_Dsim_3.1, whole genome shotgun sequence genomic DNA:
- the LOC6737064 gene encoding uncharacterized protein LOC6737064: protein MDFNSLTYDQKFFNFTAAQLSAEREHIVQDIIKKGIGQIIDKIKTPATAELLEAEKETVERRFEASASKGLKALRQLDSKVFHVPPHVLHPEHMFFENQYTSEEEEQKTARLEELKAKYRENMAMLAHLKIEEEKYAAIEDLIQKEIEMQDRVQRSCSSLNITKLKQFCNQVPLQLKKET from the exons ATGGACTTCAATAGCCTAACCTACGATCAGAAGTTCTTCAATTTCACAGCAGCCCAACTGTCGGCAGAGC gCGAACATATTGTGCAGGACATAATTAAGAAGGGCATTGGTCAGATCATCGACAAGATCAAGACACCCGCCACAGCGGAATTACTGGAAGCCGAGAAGGAGACCGTGGAGCGTCGTTTCGAGGCATCCGCCTCCAAGGGCCTAAAAGCCCTCAGGCAACTGGACAGCAAAGTGTTCCACGTTCCACCGCATGTGCTGCATCCGGAGCACATGTTCTTCGAGAATCAGTATaccagcgaggaggaggagcagaagacAGCTAGGTTGGAGGAGCTGAAGGCCAAATACAGAGAG AACATGGCTATGCTGGCGCATTTGAAGATCGAGGAGGAGAAGTACGCCGCCATTGAGGATCTCATCCAGAAGGAGATCGAAATGCAGGATCGCGTGCAGCGAAGCTGCTCCTCCCTCAACATCACCAAGCTAAAGCAGTTCTGCAATCAAGTGCCCCTGCAGCTAAAGAAGGAGActtga
- the LOC6737063 gene encoding cilia- and flagella-associated protein 52 — MGDQDVCRQLLPRAIFGINGKVENGVRQHPVTGSIIFALGNKIGIADYKKNTQEFVAGHTNTISCLDLSKSGKYMASGQINHMGFRGYVIIWDYDQRKEIARHDLHKVSVQAICFTAQDRCVVSIGGVDDGSVIVFDMEAFSPICQTPASRAISGNALTVRPLHNNPYFFVTAGDRHLRLWSILREEKKLYVQDVLMASKTRVFYCARINKTDEFAYLGTGTGDIVKIVLNCCDRDHVSKKGSTSCILGAFGTHNPRKPTGRDCNRYVNGVRALYVLEGGRLLIGAGNGDIELVEERTDVPLINFRDYPGPTWPYLRTLKKTHVSGRISSFVRSKTDMFYICTDTNEIYGLNIKTWVLKLLRTCHTKSVYCITFPKNYSGVFATSGKECIRIWSSGRKQELLRIMVYNFNCACVRFTHDGTSIVSVWNDGIIRAFTPITGRLIYAIPNAHNKGCSALAVASSGRLIVTGGIEGQVRVWKIDPYRQDLVGVLKDHSGPITSLDINYLDTEVISACTDGSCVIWDIKRMTRKQVVTANTQFMSASYFPTGVQVITCGSDGRIIYWMVYNGALIRELTASKKSSVNCLAINETGDYFITVGSDLQVKLWDYNSGAVVGIGSEHASSVISCAYSPCMTMFVTGSTDGSLIIWDVPRDFWGRPNPPDVTKYSLPKTSSKTRMSDVPSRVNSGTNLKTPKGENIDGLLKATPKDDLCCVECPPCAKKDTKGVDPYAECGIVPDVRKC, encoded by the exons ATGGGCGACCAAGATGTCTGcaggcagctgctgccgcgCGCGATCTTCGGCATCAATGGCAAGGTGGAGAATGGAGTGCGCCAGCATCCGGTCACGGGTTCCATCATCTTTGCGCTGGGCAACAAAATCGGCATCGCCGACTACAAGAAGAATACGCAGGAGTTTGTGGCCGGACACACGAACACCATATCGTGCCTGGATCTCAGCAAGAGCGGCAAGTACATGGCCTCCGGTCAGATCAATCACATGGGCTTCCGCGGCTATGTGATCATCTGGGACTACGATCAGCGCAAGGAGATCGCTCGCCACGATCTGCACAAGGTCTCCGTGCAGGCCATCTGCTTTACTGCCCAGGATAGATGCGTGGTGTCCATCGGTGGCGTGGATGATGGTTCCGTGATCGTCTTCGACATGGAGGCATT CTCTCCCATTTGCCAAACACCTGCGTCGAGGGCCATCTCTGGAAATGCCTTGACTGTCCGGCCGTTGCACAACAATCCGTACTTCTTTGTGACCGCCGGCGATCGCCATCTGCGCCTGTGGAGCATCCTACGTGAGGAGAAGAAGCTGTACGTGCAGGATGTGCTGATGGCCAGCAAAACGCGGGTTTTCTATTGTGCGCGCATCAATAAGACGGATGAGTTTGCCTATCTGGGCACCGGAACCGGTGACATTGTGAAGATCGTGCTCAACTGCTGCGATCGCGATCATGTGAGCAAGAAAGGCTCCACCAGCTGCATCCTCGGAGCCTTCGGCACCCACAATCCCAGGAAGCCAACGGGCAGGGACTGCAATCGCTATGTGAATGGTGTGCGTGCTCTGTACGTCCTGGAAGGCGGACGCCTGCTGATTGGAGCGGGAAATGGTGATATAGAGCTGGTGGAGGAGCGCACCGATGTGCCGCTCATAAACTTTCGCGATTATCCCGGACCGACATGGCCATATTTGCGCACCCTGAAGAAGACGCACGTTTCGGGCAGGATCTCGTCCTTTGTGCGCTCGAAGACGGACATGTTTTACATCTGCACGGACACCAACGAGATCTATGGGCTAAATATCAAGACTTGGGTGCTCAAGCTGCTGCGAACGTGCCACACCAAGTCGGTCTACTGCATCACGTTTCCCAA GAACTACTCTGGTGTCTTTGCCACCTCGGGCAAGGAGTGCATCCGCATCTGGTCGTCTGGTCGCAAGCAGGAGCTGCTGCGCATCATGGTTTACAACTTCAACTGCGCCTGCGTGCGCTTTACCCACGATGGCACTAGCATAGTCTCCGTTTGGAACGATGGCATCATTCGCGCCTTCACTCCCATCACCGGCAGACTCATCTACGCCATACCCAACGCACACAACAAGG GATGCAGTGCGTTGGCCGTGGCCTCGTCGGGTCGCCTGATCGTCACTGGCGGCATCGAGGGACAGGTGAGGGTGTGGAAGATCGATCCGTATCGCCAGGATCTCGTGGGCGTGCTGAAAGATCACTCGGGACCCATAACCTCGCTGGACATCAACTATCTCGACACCGAAGTGATCTCGGCCTGCACCGATGGCTCTTGTGTGATCTGGGACATAAA ACGCATGACCCGCAAGCAAGTGGTGACCGCCAACACGCAGTTCATGTCCGCATCCTACTTCCCAACTGGAGTGCAAGTGATCACCTGCGGCTCGGACGGCAGAATCATCTACTGGATGGTGTACAATGGAGCGTTGATCAGGGAACTAACTGCGTCCAAGAAGTCGTCGGTCAACTGCTTGGCCATCAACGAAACGGGTGACTACTTCATCACCGTGGGCAGCGATCTGCAGGTGAAGCTGTGGGACTACAACAGTGGTGCTGTGGTGGGCATCGGATCGGAGCACGCCTCCTCCGTGATCAGTTGTGCGTACAGTCCCTGCATGACCATGTTTGTCACCGGCAGCACGGACGGATCGCTGATCATTTGGGATGTGCCGCGTGACTTCTGGGGCAGGCCCAATCCGCCGGATGTCACCAAGTATTCGCTGCCCAAGACATCGTCCAAGACCAGGATGAGTGACGTGCCGTCGCGGGTCAACTCGGGCACTAATCTAAAGACGCCCAAGGGCGAGAACATCGATGGCTTGCTGAAGGCCACTCCCAAGGACGATCTCTGCTGCGTGGAGTGTCCGCCGTGCGCCAAAAAGGATACCAAGGGCGTCGATCCCTATGCCGAGTGCGGAATCGTTCCGGATGTCCGCAAGTGCTGA
- the LOC6737065 gene encoding putative serine protease K12H4.7 — protein MLFIGGVLRPLGVGLLLLGLLAPISGMGFRRGRLTKGFLGEPSKIPTLQRNLHSEDLWFEQRLDHFKSSDKRTWQQRYFVNADFYRNDSSAPVFLMIGGEGEASAKWMREGAWVHYAEHFGALCLQLEHRFYGKSHPTADLSTENLHYLSSEQALEDLASFVTAMKVKFNLGDGQKWIAFGGSYPGSLAAWAREKYPQLIYGSISSSGPLLAEVDFKEYFEVVKASLASYKPECLDAVTRSFAQVEILLKHMIGQRSLDEKFKTCTPIKDSIENDLDMSNFFENLAGNFAGVVQYNKDNSPHASITIDDICDVMLNTTAGPPVTRLGLVNDMLLKESNTTCLDYKYDKMVADMKNVSWDSETGKGMRQWTYQTCHEFGFYQTSDKPADTFGDRFGVDFFIRQCMDVFSKNMNAKFLKLVVSATNDNYGALKPKTTNVLYVHGSIDPWHALGLVKSTSPALPTIYIEGTAHCANMYEPVKTDPPQLVAARNKILKFLAKLLDGYTSALI, from the exons ATGCTTTTCATTGGGGGCGTTTTGAGGCCCTTGGGAGTGGGTCTTCTGCTCCTGGGTCTGCTTGCGCCCATTTCTGGAATGGGATTTCGACGCGGAAGGCTGACCAAGGGATTCCTCGGGGAGCCCAGCAAGATTCCAACCCTGCAAAGGAACCTGCACTCGGAGGATTTGTGGTTCGAGCAGCGATTGGATCACTTCAAGTCCAGCGATAAGCGCACCTGGCAGCAGCGATACTTTGTGAATGCCGACTTCTATCGGAATGACAGCTCCGCACCCGTATTCCTGATGATCGGCGGCGAGGGCGAGGCGTCGGCCAAGTGGATGCGCGAAGGCGCCTGGGTGCACTATGCCGAGCACTTTGGAGCCCTGTGCCTGCAGCTGGAGCACCGTTTCTATGGCAAGAGCCATCCCACCGCTGATCTGTCCACCGAAAATCTGCACTATCTCAGCTCGGAGCAGGCTCTGGAGGATTTGGCCAGCTTTGTGACCGCCATGAAGGTTAAGTTCAATCTGGGCGATGGCCAGAAATGGATCGCTTTCGGTGGCTCCTATCCGGGATCGCTGGCTGCCTGGGCACGCGAGAAGTATCCCCAGCTCATCTACGGTTCAATCAGCTCCAGTGGTCCTCTGCTGGCTGAGGTTGACTTCAAGGAGTATTTCGAGGTGGTCAAAGCCTCTCTAGCTTCCTACAAGCCCGAATGCTTGGATGCCGTGACCCGCAGCTTTGCGCAAGTGGAGATTCTACTCAAGCACATGATTGGCCAACGCAGCCTGGACGAGAAGTTCAA AACCTGCACTCCCATCAAGGACTCCATTGAAAACGACCTGGACATGTCCAACTTCTTTGAGAATCTGGCCGGCAACTTTGCTGGAGTGGTGCAATACAACAAGGACAACAGTCCCCATGCCAGCATCACCATTGACGAT ATCTGCGATGTCATGCTAAACACCACGGCGGGTCCACCTGTAACCCGTTTGGGCCTCGTCAACGACATGCTATTGAAGGAATCGAACACCACCTGTCTGGACTACAAGTACGACAAGATGGTGGCGGACATGAAGAACGTTTCCTGGGACTCGGAGACGGGCAAGGGAATGCGCCAGTGGACATATCAGACCTGCCACGAATTCGGCTTCTATCAGACCTCGGATAAACCGGCTGACACATTTGGTGATCGCTTCGGGGTCGACTTCTTCATTCGCCAGTGCATGGATGTGTTCTCCAAGAACATGAACGCCAAGTTCCTCAAGCTGGTGGTGTCCGCCACCAATGATAACTATGGCGCCCTAAAGCCAAAGACCACAAATGTGCTGTACGTGCACGGTTCCATCGATCCCTGGCATGCTTTGGGCTTGGTCAAGTCCACTAGCCCAGCACTTCCTACCATTTACATAGAAG gaACTGCTCACTGCGCCAATATGTACGAGCCGGTGAAAACCGATCCGCCCCAACTGGTGGCCGCTCGCAACAAGATACTCAAATTCTTGGCCAAGCTACTGGATGGCTACACCTCGGCTTTAATCTGA